Proteins encoded together in one Porites lutea chromosome 2, jaPorLute2.1, whole genome shotgun sequence window:
- the LOC140926682 gene encoding adenosine receptor A2a-like, with product MGLAASHCKGVWAPREVSLTTLSTAAVFVVFTVIGNLLIILSVLLDPNKNLRRTPYILLILNLAITDLIVGVMAEPLSMVTHWREAHGLSISFSSLSQFVYFMCCTASLLSLAILTIDRYLAITSPLWYRANITNIRVLQGSIAIWVLSVACSGLLFVIGFVTLAFVFANLTLFCTVFILVFSYVRVFLTVKQKVKELNNLHQGDEERNKAQERNMLWEKKLTKTHLVMLVAFLACYGPACIMIYIMNTCSSCSCEVIHWLRDMHFVLITLNSLINPFVYALRLHTFREAFRHFLRPFRRCRRSAVEPTGENLKREGSEITQFTQATIRGPLASEYSTA from the coding sequence ATGGGTCTGGCAGCAAGTCACTGCAAAGGAGTCTGGGCCCCAAGGGAAGTATCCCTCACCACTTTATCCACAGCTGCAGTGTTTGTGGTGTTCACAGTCATTGGCAACCTGCTGATTATCCTGTCCGTCCTTTTGGACCCGAATAAGAATCTTCGCCGCACTCCTTACATCTTGTTGATTTTAAACTTGGCTATCACAGATTTGATCGTGGGTGTCATGGCAGAACCGCTGTCCATGGTTACCCACTGGAGAGAGGCGCATGGTCTTTCAATCTCGTTCTCGAGTTTGTCGCAGTTCGTTTATTTCATGTGCTGTACAGCGTCACTGCTCAGCCTGGCCATCTTAACAATCGACCGCTACCTGGCCATTACGTCACCACTGTGGTACAGAGCAAACATCACCAACATTCGCGTACTGCAAGGATCCATTGCTATCTGGGTATTGTCAGTGGCTTGTAGTGGTTTGTTATTCGTCATCGGATTCGTGACGCTCGCTTTCGTGTTCGCCAACTTGACGCTGTTTTGCACAGTTTTCATCCTGGTGTTTTCGTATGTGCGCGTGTTCTTGACTGTAAAACAGAAGGTCAAGGAACTGAACAACTTACACCAAGGCGACGAGGAACGGAACAAGGCCCAAGAAAGAAACATGCTTTGGGAGAAAAAGCTGACCAAGACGCATTTAGTGATGCTGGTAGCTTTCCTGGCGTGTTATGGCCCAGCATGCATCATGATCTACATCATGAATACGTGCAGTAGCTGTAGCTGCGAGGTCATTCATTGGTTAAGAGACATGCATTTTGTGTTAATCACGCTAAATTCTTTGATCAACCCTTTCGTGTACGCCTTGAGGCTCCATACTTTCCGAGAAGCTTTTCGCCACTTTCTTCGCCCTTTTCGGAGGTGTAGGAGAAGCGCAGTGGAACCTACTGGTGAAAACTTAAAGCGTGAAGGAAGTGAAATAACTCAATTCACTCAAGCAACTATCAGAGGTCCGCTTGCCTCAGAATATTCAACAGCCTAA